The following coding sequences are from one Formosa haliotis window:
- a CDS encoding sugar porter family MFS transporter: MNKKILLWSITAALAGFLFGFDVVVISGADKKLQTLWESSDSFHGWVVMGMALWGTVIGAMFGGIPTNKYGRKNTLIVIGILFAVSAIGSALSNDPYVFAFARFIGGIGVGASTIAAPAYISEIAPAKDRGRLVAMYQFNIVFGILIAFLSNYLLSGIGENSWRWMLGVEAIPAVLYILFALKLPKSPRWLLSKGRTAEAREVLQLIEPTADVDEQIAEFESHSHKNDKTETIFIKKYRYPLMLAFLIAFFNQLSGINAFLYYAPRIFEEAGLGESTALLSSVGIGATNLVFTLLGVFLIDKLGRKTLMYIGSLGYIISLSLVSAAFYFGWSGMAVPMFLFIFIAAHAVGQGAVIWVFISEIFPNHLRASGQSFGSSVHWVLAALIPSLIPFLFGHEMIGPGAVFLFFAFMMVLQLLFVAFLMPETKGKTLEELEDVMLKKNN; the protein is encoded by the coding sequence ATGAACAAGAAAATACTATTATGGTCTATTACCGCTGCCCTGGCAGGGTTCTTATTCGGATTTGATGTGGTCGTAATATCTGGAGCCGATAAAAAACTTCAAACCCTATGGGAGTCTTCAGATTCCTTTCACGGTTGGGTTGTTATGGGTATGGCGCTATGGGGTACTGTTATTGGTGCTATGTTTGGAGGTATTCCTACCAATAAATATGGTCGAAAAAATACCTTAATTGTTATCGGTATCTTATTTGCGGTTTCTGCCATAGGTTCGGCATTGTCTAACGATCCTTACGTCTTTGCATTTGCACGATTTATAGGAGGAATAGGGGTTGGAGCCTCTACAATTGCAGCACCAGCTTATATTTCAGAAATTGCTCCGGCAAAAGATCGTGGCCGCCTCGTCGCCATGTATCAGTTTAATATCGTTTTTGGTATTTTAATAGCCTTCTTATCTAATTATTTATTAAGTGGCATAGGAGAAAATTCTTGGCGATGGATGTTGGGTGTAGAAGCCATTCCAGCGGTATTATATATATTATTTGCTTTAAAATTACCAAAAAGTCCAAGATGGTTATTGTCTAAAGGGCGTACAGCCGAGGCTAGAGAAGTTTTACAACTTATAGAGCCTACTGCAGATGTGGATGAACAAATTGCAGAATTTGAAAGTCATTCGCATAAAAATGATAAGACTGAAACTATTTTTATTAAAAAATACAGGTATCCATTAATGTTAGCTTTCTTAATTGCATTTTTTAATCAATTATCGGGAATTAATGCCTTTCTATATTATGCACCTAGAATTTTTGAAGAAGCTGGCTTAGGCGAAAGTACTGCACTATTAAGTAGTGTGGGTATTGGTGCAACCAACCTCGTGTTTACCCTTTTAGGCGTGTTTCTAATAGATAAACTAGGTCGTAAAACGTTAATGTATATTGGTTCTTTAGGGTATATTATTTCCTTAAGTTTGGTCTCGGCTGCATTTTACTTTGGATGGTCGGGAATGGCAGTGCCAATGTTCTTATTCATTTTTATTGCCGCACATGCCGTAGGTCAAGGGGCTGTAATTTGGGTGTTTATTTCGGAGATTTTTCCAAACCATTTAAGAGCTTCGGGGCAATCTTTCGGAAGTTCTGTACATTGGGTTTTAGCCGCATTAATTCCGTCGTTAATTCCATTTTTATTTGGTCATGAAATGATTGGTCCTGGGGCTGTATTTTTGTTTTTCGCATTTATGATGGTCTTACAATTGTTATTTGTAGCCTTTTTAATGCCAGAAACAAAAGGGAAAACCTTAGAAGAATTAGAAGATGTTATGCTTAAAAAGAATAATTAA